A genomic segment from Lutzomyia longipalpis isolate SR_M1_2022 chromosome 3, ASM2433408v1 encodes:
- the LOC129794264 gene encoding chymotrypsin-2-like, whose translation MRPLLLVAIFIGLGLGAPPVIENYVVNGSDALAAEFPYMVSLRTRSGTHTCGATIIANSWLLTAAHCFVSRNPDDYTIQYGTNVISKDGDSVMRIRRIICHDGYDDNNQFIHDIALIELEQPLEFDAFVDSVRLPSAFVFTQGGQEAQLVGWGLNATVGGVIQTHLQKVDLETMTDDECRKLHFDKIHTTNICAGVKGGGKGQCTGDSGGPLLLNGIQVGIVSWSVKPCTIAPYPGVFTEVSHYIDWIRLHSGLTLMEGK comes from the exons ATGCGTCCTTTACTTCTGGTTGCGATCTTCATTGGACTTGGATTAG GAGCTCCTCCTGTCATCGAGAATTATGTGGTGAACGGTTCTGATGCACTCGCTGCGGAATTCCCATACATG GTTTCTTTGAGAACAAGATCAGGAACACATACTTGCGGAGCAACAATAATTGCAAATAGTTGGCTTCTTACGGCGGCGCATTGCTTTGTATCGCGCAATCCGGACGACTACACAATTCAATATGGGACAAACGTGATCTCCAAGGATGGGGATTCCGTGATGCGCATCCGGAGAATCATCTGCCACGATGGGTACGATGACAATAATCAATTCATCCACGACATTGCTCTCATCGAACTGGAGCAGCCACTCGAATTCGATGCTTTTGTGGACTCAGTCCGGCTCCCCAGTGCCTTCGTCTTTACACAGGGCGGACAAGAGGCACAATTGGTGGGTTGGGGCCTCAATGCG ACCGTCGGTGGTGTCATTCAGACGCATTTGCAGAAGGTGGACTTGGAGACGATGACCGATGACGAATGCAGAAAGCTCCACTTTGACAAGATTCACACCACAAACATCTGTGCGGGTGTCAAAGGGGGCGGCAAGGGGCAGTGCACG gGTGACTCTGGTGGCCCACTCCTCTTGAACGGCATCCAAGTGGGAATTGTGTCCTGGAGCGTAAAGCCATGCACCATCGCCCCATACCCGGGGGTTTTCACTGAGGTTTCGCACTACATCGATTGGATACGCCTACATAGCGGCTTGACACTGATGGAAGGGAAATAG